The Oecophyllibacter saccharovorans sequence TGACCTGCGCCTGTCAGGCCTGGTCTCCAGTCCCTTCGCCTCCGGGCTGGCCGTGCTGGATCACGATGAGCGCGACCTTGGCGTTACAGTGGTGGAAATGGGTGCGGGCACCACCTCCCTGGCGGTCTTTTCCCACGGGCGCCTGCTTTATACCGCCCAGTTGCGCGTTGGTGGCCACCATATCACGCGTGATATCGCCTCTGCCCTTTCAGTCCACACCGATACGGCAGAATGGCTCAAGACCATGCACGGCGCGGCCCAGCCCGTCTCGGATGATGATCACCATATCATCCCCCTTCCGGCCGGCCAGGGCACCGGCATGACGCGCCTGCCACGCTCGAAACTGGTCTCCATCATCGCGCCCCGCATTGAGGAAACGCTGGAAATGACCCGCCATGCCCTTGAAAGCGCCAATCTGGGGCGGCTGACGGAAGGGCGCGTCGTTCTGACAGGGGGCGCTTCCCTGCTGAACGACCTCGGCCCCGTAGCGGCGCGCATCTTCGGGCGCCAGGTGCGGCTGGGGCAGCCGCGCGGCATTCACAATCTGCCGGAAAACTCCACGATTTCGGCTGGATTCTCCACTGCCGCCGGTCTCCTGGCCTGGAGTGCGGGGGCCGAGGATGCTTTCTGTCTCCCCGAGGAGAACACTGTCAGCCGCGGCCCCATGAAACGCCTTGTGAATCTCATCCGTCGACATGTATAATTGAGTTTAAAATCCTTATCAGACCCAGACTGTCCGCCCTTCATCCGGGCAGGTGCCGATTCTCCTGCCTGCCGCCTCTTGTGGAGCCTCCGACCATGTCCCTGAAACTTACGCCTACTTCCTCGGCCGAGAACGCGATCAGCCCACCGCGCATCACGGTCATCGGCGTAGGGGGTGGTGGCGGGAACGCCGTCGACAACATGATCTCCACCGATCTGAATCACGTGGAATTCATCGTCGCCAACACGGACGCCCAGCAGCTCAGCAAGTCCCAGGCACCCATCCGCCTGCAGCTCGGCCCGGACCTGACGCGCGGTCTGGGTGCAGGGGCCAAACCCGAGATCGGGCGGCAGTCAGCTGAAGAGGTCGAAGAAGAGATCCGTCAGCATCTGACGGGCGTGGACCTGGTTTTCATCACAGCCGGCATGGGTGGGGGCACCGGAACAGGGGCAGCCCCCGTCATGGCGCGTATTGCCCGTGAAAACGGCGCACTGACCATCGGCGTTGTTTCAAAGCCTTTTCAGTTTGAGGGCATGCGTCGTTGCCGTGCGGCCGAAGCAGGCATCGTCGAGTTGCAGAAATACGTCGATACCCTGATCGTCATTCCCAACCAGAACCTGTTCAGCTGCTCAACCCAGACGACGACCCTGCTTGATGCCTTCAAGATGGCCGATGACGTCCTCTACCAGGGCGTGCGCAGCATTACCGACCTCATGGTCGTGCCCGGTGTGATCAATCTTGACTTCGCAGACGTCAAGACCGTCATGGGCGAGATGGGCAAGGCGATGATGGGCACAGGCGTGGTGGACGCCACCACTGATGGACCGGATCGCGCCACCCTTGCGGCGGAACGCGCCATCTCCAACCCGCTGCTGGAGGAATCCTCCATCCGCGGCGCGCGTGGTCTGCTAATCAACGTCACCGGCGGGCCGGAGCTTGGGCTCTACGATTACACCACGATCATGGAACGCATCAGCGAAGAAGCCCATGCCGATGCAGAGATCGTCAGCGGCTTTCTGGTACGCGATGACATGGCAGGCTGCATCCAGGTCTCGGTCGTGGCCACCGGTATCGACCGCCAGTCTGAGAACGAGCCCAGCGCTGAGGAAAAAGCCGAGCTGGAAGACGCTGTGGCCACTTTTTCACAGCCGGCTTCACAGCCAGGCCCAGGCCCAGCCCCTGCCACCCCACCCCTGATGTCACAGACGGTTGCCCAGCCTCCTGAACGGGAAGTGCCGGTCCAGCGCGCCGCCGTTGAGCCGCGCCCGGCTGCTCCCCAACCTGCTCCCGGCCCACAACCCGCCGCTGCGCCGCAGCGCGCCGCCTATCACCTGGCTTCCCATGCGCCGCAGCAGACGCGCCCTGTCACGCCGCCGACCGCACCCCTGCGTCAGGGAGGTGAACCTCAGGAACGCGCCGGGCTGTTCAGCCGTCTTTTCCGCAACCGGCCGAATTCCGCTCCCCATACGCCGCCAGCCAGCGGCTACGCTCCTGCCCAGCGCCCAGCCGCCCCAGCTCAGCCCCGGGAGGAAGAGCGCCACCACGAGGGCTACCAGGAACATCGGTCCGAACACCATCAGGATCACAGGCATGACTATCCTGAGAGTCGTTCTGAACACAGGCACGACCACCATGGAGAGGGCCGCAACGAGCGTCATGAACATGGGCGTGAGCACGACCGCGGTACTGACGACAACCTGGACATTCCAGCCTATCTACGGCGTCAGTAAGGCCTTCGCCTGATCTCGGGGCAAGCCAGCGCTTGACGCACCTGCCCTCCCAGACCGCCCTTCTTTGGAGCCTCTATGCCGGACCGCGTTTCTCACCGAACGAACGGCTCTGGGCTCCAAGCTGCCTCTCTTCCCCCTGCCAGCCACCAAACCACCTTGGCCCGCAGGGTACATTGCCGGGGCACAGGGCTGCACAGCGGCAAGGAGATTTCACTCTCCCTCCAGCCTGCCCCGGCCGGAAGCGGAATCCGCTTTCAACGGACAGACCTGCCCCACAAACCGGCTTTCCGCCTTGAGGCGGAAAGCATCGTCAACACGACCCTGGCCACCGTTGCCGCCCACCCCACCAATCCCACTTGTCGGATAAGCACGATTGAACATCTTCTGGGGGCCCTGCATGCCCTGGAGATCGACAACCTCCTCATACAGGTTGATGGCCCTGAGCTGCCTGTTCTGGATGGTTGTGCGGAAGCTTTCGTCTTTCTGCTGCAATGTGCCGGCGTGACGCAGCTGGAGGCCATGCGCAACAGGATGGAAATCCTCCAGCCTGTCGAGGTCAGCAAAGACGGCGCGTCAGCACGGCTGGCTCCCCTCTCGGTCGAAGAACAGGCCTCTCCCGGTCTTTATCTCGACCTGTCAATTGCTTTTCCCCAATCTGTCATCGGCAGGCAGAGCTGGTCGATGCAACTGAATGCACAGAGTTTTCGCCAAGACATAGCCAGGGCCCGCACTTTCGTGGCGTTCGAGGATATCGCTGCCCTGCAGGCCCAAGGCCTGGCACGGGGCGGCAGTCTGCAGAATGCGGTGGTGGTGCAGGATACACAGGTGCTCAACCCTGAAGGGACGCGCGGAAAAGACGAATTCGTGCGCCACAAGGTGCTTGATGCCATAGGAGATCTCTACTGCAACGGTCTGCAGATTATC is a genomic window containing:
- the ftsA gene encoding cell division protein FtsA → MPLTPQSESWSAVQTEGFLAPETPADGRAVLPLLPEERPPGFEWRTGIKAVLDLGSTKATCLIGRALSNGSLQVLGWGWRRSEGINSGAIIDTRRVEAVIRATVGDAEKQAGRRIDELVLNLSCGNPQSYHIDTEMMIGGREVTLDDVRDLLDDARYRAFHEDRRLVHTLPLGFNVDETPAVPNPCGHQCNHLLGKFHLIDANTSALRTLSTVLHRADLRLSGLVSSPFASGLAVLDHDERDLGVTVVEMGAGTTSLAVFSHGRLLYTAQLRVGGHHITRDIASALSVHTDTAEWLKTMHGAAQPVSDDDHHIIPLPAGQGTGMTRLPRSKLVSIIAPRIEETLEMTRHALESANLGRLTEGRVVLTGGASLLNDLGPVAARIFGRQVRLGQPRGIHNLPENSTISAGFSTAAGLLAWSAGAEDAFCLPEENTVSRGPMKRLVNLIRRHV
- the ftsZ gene encoding cell division protein FtsZ, with amino-acid sequence MSLKLTPTSSAENAISPPRITVIGVGGGGGNAVDNMISTDLNHVEFIVANTDAQQLSKSQAPIRLQLGPDLTRGLGAGAKPEIGRQSAEEVEEEIRQHLTGVDLVFITAGMGGGTGTGAAPVMARIARENGALTIGVVSKPFQFEGMRRCRAAEAGIVELQKYVDTLIVIPNQNLFSCSTQTTTLLDAFKMADDVLYQGVRSITDLMVVPGVINLDFADVKTVMGEMGKAMMGTGVVDATTDGPDRATLAAERAISNPLLEESSIRGARGLLINVTGGPELGLYDYTTIMERISEEAHADAEIVSGFLVRDDMAGCIQVSVVATGIDRQSENEPSAEEKAELEDAVATFSQPASQPGPGPAPATPPLMSQTVAQPPEREVPVQRAAVEPRPAAPQPAPGPQPAAAPQRAAYHLASHAPQQTRPVTPPTAPLRQGGEPQERAGLFSRLFRNRPNSAPHTPPASGYAPAQRPAAPAQPREEERHHEGYQEHRSEHHQDHRHDYPESRSEHRHDHHGEGRNERHEHGREHDRGTDDNLDIPAYLRRQ
- the lpxC gene encoding UDP-3-O-acyl-N-acetylglucosamine deacetylase; its protein translation is MARRVHCRGTGLHSGKEISLSLQPAPAGSGIRFQRTDLPHKPAFRLEAESIVNTTLATVAAHPTNPTCRISTIEHLLGALHALEIDNLLIQVDGPELPVLDGCAEAFVFLLQCAGVTQLEAMRNRMEILQPVEVSKDGASARLAPLSVEEQASPGLYLDLSIAFPQSVIGRQSWSMQLNAQSFRQDIARARTFVAFEDIAALQAQGLARGGSLQNAVVVQDTQVLNPEGTRGKDEFVRHKVLDAIGDLYCNGLQIIGHFSGCRSGHALHNRLLRALMATPEAWRLLPAGAASTPEIKQGNALLPLRRLHDIRHLWSAVS